DNA from Bacteroides zoogleoformans:
GCATAAAGGTACCCTTATGCGGAGAAGATACGGAGTTGATACGGACTTGATACGGAGCAGGACGGTTCGGAAGGGCCTTTTGATTGTGAACAGATACGATTGGAATGTGGCATTTTGGCCTGCGATTTATGAGGTTAATGAATCGCAGGCCAAAATACGGATAATGAGCGAGGGCAGGAAAGAAAGTATCCCCTTGCTCCGATCTGCACGCCCGGGATGGGAGAGCAGACCGAAACAAGGGGACTATCGGAGAACAGTGTCTTTATGCAGGCACTGTTGTGAACGCTTGGGGGAGCGTTCGGTGTGTTAAGTTGAGTTGTTTCTGCTATTCTTTATATACCTCGCGTATGGGGTCGTCGTACTGCGCTTGCAGACGCCGCAACTCCTCCTTCAGATTGGCGGTGATGGCTTCCGTGCCCGGCCGGCCGTAGATGTTGTGCATCTCCGAGGGGTCTTCGCGCAGGTCGTACAGCTCCCAGCAATCGATGTCGTTGTAGAAGTGTATCAGCTTGTAGCGGTCGGTACGCACACCGTAATGACGGCGCACGGCATGTTCGGCCGGGTACTCGTAGTAGTGGTAGTAGAGTGCCTTGCGCCAGTCTGCCGGCTGCTCGCCGCGTAGCAAGGGCAGGAACGACACGCCGTGCATGTCTTTGGGGACGGGCACGCCCGCCAAGTCCAGGATGGTGGGGCCGTAGTCGATGTTCTGCACCATCTGCTCCACGTCGCCCTGCTTCCCGCCCGGCAAGCGGACGAGCAGCGGCGTGCGGAAGGACTCCTCGTACATGAACCGCTTGTCGAACCAACCATGCTCACCCATGTAGAAGCCTTGGTCGGAGGTGTAGACTATCATGGTGTTATCCAGCAGGTTGTGCTCTTTCAGATAGTCGAGCACGCGGCCCACGTTGCGGTCCACCGAATGGATGACGCGCAGGTAGTCGTGCATGTATTGCTGGTATTTCCACTCCGCCAATGCTTTACCCGTCAGTTTGGCTTCCTTGAACCGGCGGATGATAGGGTCGTAGTGCTTGTCCCACGCTGCCTTCTGGGCGGGGTTCATGGCGTTGTACATCCGGCGTCCGGCTTGTTCCAACCCCGTGTTGGTATGGATTTCGTTCTCCTTGTCGGCCATCTTCAGGTCGTACACCAAGTCCATGTCTTCGATGATGCTCATCTCCTGCTTCGATGCGGGGATGCGCCCTTCGTACTTGTCGTAGAAGTTGTCGGGCACGGGATAGACCACATCGTTGTAGAGGTCAAGGTCGCAAGTGTCGGGCATCCATGTGCGGTGGGGTGCCTTGTGGTGGATGAAGAGGCAGAAAGGCTTCTCCGGGTTTCGGATGCTGTCCATCCAGTTCAGGGCGAGGTCGGTCACGATGTTGGTGGCATAGCCTTCGCGCCGCAACTTCTTTCCGTTGCTGATGAATGTGGGATTGTAATAATCGCCTTGTCCGATCAGTATGTCCCAATGGTCGAAGCCCGTAGGTTCGGACACGAGGTGCCACTTGCCTATCATGGCCGTTTGGTAGCCGTGCTCGCGCAGCAGCTTGGGGAACGTCTGCTGACTGCCGTCGAAGGTAGTCGTATTGTCGGTGAACCCGTTGGCGTGGCTGTGCTTGCCTGTCAGCATGCAGGCGCGGCTCGGCCCGCTGAGCGAATTGGCCACGAAGCTGTTGGTGAAGCGTACGCCGTCGTGTGCGATGCGGTCGATGTTAGGGGTCTCGATGTAGCGGCGGTCGTATGCGCTGATGGTTTGAAACGAATGGTCATCGCACATGATATAGACGATGTTCATCGGTTTCTTCACCTCGGCCGTCTTCTTGGGCGTGCCGCATGCGGCGAGGGACGACAATGCCGCCGTCCCTGCCAGGGAGTAGATGAGGGGGGATGTGTAGTTCTTCATATTTCAATCTTTATCAATTGTTCTTCATTGTTTCATGCTCCAATGGCTTACCATCCCGGATTCTGTTTCCATTGGTTGCCCGTCATCTCGAACATATCCTTATGAATGGGCAGCAGATAGTCGCGGCCGGTATTGAATTTCCATCCGCCTGCATATCCGGCCGGATTGGTAGGGATGATGTAGCGCAGGGCGTCGCCGGGCTTTCCTGTCAGGAAAAGGTTGTTCTTCGAGGGTTGGTCGTGCACCAACTTGCCCTTGTATTGCGGATGGTTCTCCAAATTGCTGCCCGTGTAGAGGGCGCCTTTGGGCCACTTACCCACAATCAACTCGTCGGCGGCTGCCCAACGCAGAATGTCTTCCAGCCGAGAGCCTTCGCAGGCTTTCTCGATGCGGCGCTCGCGGCGTACGGCTTGGACGTATTTGTCGAGCTTGCGGAAAGGATAGTCCGCCTCTTGGTTGTATTCGCGGTCGAAGTCGACGGCAGGCATGCCCACACGGTTGCGCAGCGGTTGCAGCGCGTCGACGATTTGCTGTGCATTGCCTGCCCCGTCCAGTTCGGCAAGGGCTTCGGCGTAGTTCAGCAGAATGTCGGCATAGCGGAACTGAATGCCGGGGGTGGCACCCTTGAATTCAGCGTCGAGGCTGCCGGTATAGTCTATCTGCACGTGCTTCAACAAAGAGTAGCCCGTCATGTTCTGGTTGTAGGACGAAGAACCGATGAGTGGCGGAACCACGTAGTAAGGAGCTTTGTCGTCCGGGCGCAACTGCTGCCCCGGGGCGCATACAGTCTGTATCAGACGCGGGTCGCGCAGGGTGGGTTGCAGCTCGTTGCCGAACACTCTCTTGGCCTCGATGCGCGCACTGCCGATGAAAGGCTTCCCGTCGCGCGTCAGGTAATCGTCCACCAAGGATGCGGTGACGCCCATTCCGCCTCCGCCTTGGTTCAGATAGCGGTTCACGTTGTTGCCTATCTTGTCACCGTCATACATCTTGAACCAAAGCACTTCGGAGTTGGAAGAAAGGTCTGTGGTCTGGAACATCCGGCGGTAGTCATCCAGCGGATTGCCGGTGGTGTATATGCGCCATACGTTGCGACTCATCACTTCCTTGGCGGCGGCAGCGGCCTGCGTGAAGTAGTTGCGTATCTTCTCGTCGGTCACGGTGGGGTCGTAGAACTTGTCGTTCTTTGCTTTGTGGTATTTCTCCCACGTGCCTTCGAACAGTGCCACTTCGCTCTTCAGGGCACGTGCCACATCCTTATGTACACGCATGGAGGCGCTGTTGTTTCGCTCGTTCAGCAGCGAGACGGCTTTGTCCAAGTCTTCCAGTATGTGGTCGGCTATCACGGTGCGGTTGTCGCGGGGCAGCAACATCTCCTCACGGTTGGGGTCGAGCGGTTTGCCGAGCCAAGTCAACTGCCCGTAGTTGACAAACAGACGGTAGTAGTACCATGCGCGGAAGTAGTAAGCTTCGCCCACACATTGGTTGTAGGTTGCCGTTCCCTTCTCGGAAGTGTTGTCCAAGTTATTGAGCAGGAAGTTCAGGTTGCGGATTTGGGTATATGCCCCCAACTTCGAGGCGTTGTTCAAAGAGAGCTCTCCGGCGAGGCGTGAGTTGACGGCGCTGGAAGCCATGTTGTCGCTGTGCGTGTCGTCACCGGCAATGCCGCCTCCGCCTCCGGCCGAGAAGCCCTGTGCGCGCAGGCCGCTTTCGTAGAATTGATCCAAGTAATTTCTTATCTCGCCCGTACTCGAGAAAGGAGTGGCTGTAGAGAGTACGCCTTCAGGCATCTTGTTCAGGTCGTAGCAGCCGGACAGGCCGATGATCAGTGCCAAGCCCGGCAATATATTTTTTTTCTTCATGGTCGTATGGAATTATAAGTTAACAACTAAGCCGAAGGACACTACCTTGTTCATCGGGTAGTTCTTTCCTCCCTCGCCGGTATAATTATTGCTCGTAAAGACGGCTTCGGGGTCGAACATGTCCATCAGGGGGGTAAACGTCAGCAGGTTCTCTCCTGAGAAAAACACCTGCACCTTCTGCATGCCGATGCGCTGTGTCCATGCCCGGGGAAGGTCGTAGCTCACCGTAAGGTTCTTCAGGCGGCAGTATGCGGCGCTTTGTATGTAGCGGTCGCTCACGGTCTTGGTCTTTGCCTGGAAAGGGCCGACGCCTCCACCCGAGTGTATGTAGGGTTTGGGGTAATAAGCATTCTTGTTGTCCTCCCGCCAATAGTCCAAGTGCTCTTTGAAGACGGTGACTTGTGCGTACGGGCCGCTACCCCAGAAGTAAACCGCACCGCCGGCGTGGTAGTCGCGCTTCCCGACACCTTGGAACATCGCACTCAGCGTCAGTCCTTTGTAACTGATGGAGCCGTTCAGCGTGTACTGGTAGCGTGGGGTGGTGTTACCGATGACGGTCATGTCGCCCATGCCTCCTTTCAGGCTGTTCTTGCCGTTGTCGATGACGTTGTCGCCGTTCAGGTCTCTGTATTTCACATCGCCCGGCGTCCACGGTTTGCCGCTGATGAATTTCAGGTTGTACTTCTTATTGTACTCATCCGCTTCTTCTTGTGTCTGTATCAG
Protein-coding regions in this window:
- a CDS encoding sulfatase family protein, whose translation is MKNYTSPLIYSLAGTAALSSLAACGTPKKTAEVKKPMNIVYIMCDDHSFQTISAYDRRYIETPNIDRIAHDGVRFTNSFVANSLSGPSRACMLTGKHSHANGFTDNTTTFDGSQQTFPKLLREHGYQTAMIGKWHLVSEPTGFDHWDILIGQGDYYNPTFISNGKKLRREGYATNIVTDLALNWMDSIRNPEKPFCLFIHHKAPHRTWMPDTCDLDLYNDVVYPVPDNFYDKYEGRIPASKQEMSIIEDMDLVYDLKMADKENEIHTNTGLEQAGRRMYNAMNPAQKAAWDKHYDPIIRRFKEAKLTGKALAEWKYQQYMHDYLRVIHSVDRNVGRVLDYLKEHNLLDNTMIVYTSDQGFYMGEHGWFDKRFMYEESFRTPLLVRLPGGKQGDVEQMVQNIDYGPTILDLAGVPVPKDMHGVSFLPLLRGEQPADWRKALYYHYYEYPAEHAVRRHYGVRTDRYKLIHFYNDIDCWELYDLREDPSEMHNIYGRPGTEAITANLKEELRRLQAQYDDPIREVYKE
- a CDS encoding RagB/SusD family nutrient uptake outer membrane protein; the encoded protein is MKKKNILPGLALIIGLSGCYDLNKMPEGVLSTATPFSSTGEIRNYLDQFYESGLRAQGFSAGGGGGIAGDDTHSDNMASSAVNSRLAGELSLNNASKLGAYTQIRNLNFLLNNLDNTSEKGTATYNQCVGEAYYFRAWYYYRLFVNYGQLTWLGKPLDPNREEMLLPRDNRTVIADHILEDLDKAVSLLNERNNSASMRVHKDVARALKSEVALFEGTWEKYHKAKNDKFYDPTVTDEKIRNYFTQAAAAAKEVMSRNVWRIYTTGNPLDDYRRMFQTTDLSSNSEVLWFKMYDGDKIGNNVNRYLNQGGGGMGVTASLVDDYLTRDGKPFIGSARIEAKRVFGNELQPTLRDPRLIQTVCAPGQQLRPDDKAPYYVVPPLIGSSSYNQNMTGYSLLKHVQIDYTGSLDAEFKGATPGIQFRYADILLNYAEALAELDGAGNAQQIVDALQPLRNRVGMPAVDFDREYNQEADYPFRKLDKYVQAVRRERRIEKACEGSRLEDILRWAAADELIVGKWPKGALYTGSNLENHPQYKGKLVHDQPSKNNLFLTGKPGDALRYIIPTNPAGYAGGWKFNTGRDYLLPIHKDMFEMTGNQWKQNPGW